In Macrobrachium rosenbergii isolate ZJJX-2024 chromosome 16, ASM4041242v1, whole genome shotgun sequence, a single genomic region encodes these proteins:
- the LOC136847355 gene encoding uncharacterized protein codes for MRTFKVLCLLLVALTVRGTPVTEPSPEAKGGTGPKAASKSSPSPLPKTSPNAKSVTTESDAEILTQTTTDQLTTTSPDATSDTEPSTDPGTDQSEVTTPSSSPKPSAGTTKRPKSSSGPRPKTVGGNRHRDTGSIPTTSPEPDTDVQSDAKQLSPDSGPKPDPSSKPRETSSTKTRDESKTKSPAGPESKRPLLQPLVNKQKPGGPNPESKSQFGFGNGFGLPGSDFPINPRPILTGAGETGLNNFPLSGGDPTFVELPFQDSFNNRQPSRGNPNSLQPRPVSPTGEVFPGAFGVGSQGQGFEIPVNTGLVVNPPNNVPQNTGLFGVPPRGPFDFGRPFGNPTVQRPFVPGSSGFPQGTTPQPPLFFNSRPGGTTGLFAPNPSSSPPLFLNPNIDNSFARPTTPQPFPPRPSNPPPLFLNPVTPNPASRPSVFLTPQPGNLFIPEDRIPFSSSPNDLNDPSPFFNSLGDTGSNDLFPDRPSVLFLNPDRDVLPPRGPPSIFLNPEDSPPIFTGSRPRPSSGFP; via the exons ATGAGGACTTTTAAG gtACTGTGCCTCTTACTGGTAGCTCTGACAGTAAGAGGTACTCCTGTGACAGAACCTAGCCCAGAAGCTAAGGGGGGCACAGGGCCCAAGGCTGCGTCCAAATCGAGTCCTAGTCCATTGCCAAAAACTAGCCCTAATGCGAAATCCGTTACCACCGAGTCAGATGCAGAAATTCTGACTCAAACCACTACTGACCAATTAACCACAACTAGCCCTGATGCAACATCAGATACAGAGCCTTCCACTGATCCAGGCACAGATCAGTCTGAGGTCACCACCCCTAGTTCATCACCAAAACCAAGTGCTGGCACTACAAAACGCCCCAAGTCTTCATCGGGTCCACGTCCAAAAACCGTTGGAGGTAACAGACATCGTGATACTGGCTCTATTCCAACTACTTCTCCAGAACCTGATACTGATGTTCAGTCAGACGCCAAACAACTTTCACCTGATTCAGGCCCTAAACCAGACCCCAGTTCAAAACCAAGAGAAACATCCTCAACGAAAACCAGAGATGAATCCAAAACCAAGTCACCAGCAGGGCCTGAATCTAAGCGACCCTTACTGCAGCCACTTGTTAACAAACAGAAGCCAGGTGGGCCAAACCCTGAATCAAAGTCTCAATTTGGATTTGGGAATGGTTTTGGGTTACCAGGGTCAGATTTTCCAATAAACCCAAGGCCAATTTTGACAGGTGCAGGGGAAACTGGGCTCAATAACTTCCCACTCTCAG GAGGCGACCCCACCTTCGTTGAACTTCCTTTCCAAGATAGCTTCAATAATCGTCAGCCATCAAGGGGTAACCCTAACAGTTTACAGCCACGTCCTGTATCGCCTACTGGAGAAG TCTTTCCAGGTGCATTCGGTGTCGGTTCCCAGGGTCAAGGATTCGAAATTCCAGTGAACACAGGTCTAGTAGTAAACCCTCCAAACAATGTGCCTCAGAACACTGGCTTATTCGGAGTTCCTCCAAGAGGGCCTTTTGACTTTGGACGACCATTCGGCAATCCTACAGTGCAACGGCCATTTGTTCCTGGTTCTTCAGGGTTTCCCCAGGGTACCACACCACAACCACCTCTATTTTTCAACTCGAGACCAGGAGGTACTACAGGGCTCTTCGCACCAAACCCATCCAGCTCTCCACctttatttttaaatccaaaTATTGACAACTCCTTTGCAAGACCAACAACTCCTCAGCCATTCCCTCCAAGACCCTCTAATCCTCCACCGTTGTTTCTGAACCCAGTCACTCCAAACCCAGCATCGAGACCTTCGGTTTTCTTAACCCCACAACCTGGTAACCTGTTTATACCAGAAGATCGCATTCCTTTTTCGTCAAGCCCAAACGACCTTAATGATCCTTCGCCTTTCTTCAATTCTCTTGGTGACACAGGCTCAAACGACTTATTCCCTGATAGGCCTTCGGTACTTTTCCTTAACCCTGACAGAGACGTGCTGCCACCAAGAGGACCACCATCCATTTTCTTGAATCCTGAGGATTCACCACCAATATTCACTGGTTCAAGACCCAGACCATCCTCAGGATTTCCCTAG